Proteins encoded in a region of the Orcinus orca chromosome X, mOrcOrc1.1, whole genome shotgun sequence genome:
- the LOC117197066 gene encoding UDP-N-acetylglucosamine transferase subunit ALG13 homolog — MNNHQLELAKQLHKDGHLFYCTCGMLPGLLQSMDFSTLKCFPPGQPEKFSAF; from the coding sequence ATGAACAATCATCAGCTGGAATTGGCAAAGCAGCTACACAAAGATGGGCATCTCTTCTACTGTACCTGCGGCATGCTTCCTGGGCTGTTACAGTCAATGGACTTTTCAACACTGAAATGTTTTCCTCCTGGCCAGCCAGAAAAATTTTCTGCATTTTAG